The Coffea arabica cultivar ET-39 chromosome 4e, Coffea Arabica ET-39 HiFi, whole genome shotgun sequence genome includes a window with the following:
- the LOC140006161 gene encoding pentatricopeptide repeat-containing protein At1g74850, chloroplastic-like has product MSLALYPRFHSPSPCTHSSSYSFPSSPKLHFLTTFPRPSTTAVSVRAKPKELILGNPSVLVEKGKYSYDVETLINKLSSLPPRGSIARCLDAFKNKLSLSDFSLVFKEFASRADWQRSLRLFKYMQRQLWCKPNEHIYALLIGILGREGLLEKASEVFDEMPQHNVVRTVLSYTAIINAYGRNGQYQTSLSLLDQMKKRDRILPSILTYNTVINACARGGYEWEGLLGLFAEMRHEGIQPDLVTYNTLLSACASRKLGDEAEMVFKTMNEGGVLPDINTYRYLVETFGKLGRLDKVGVLLREMEEEGNLPEVTSYNVLLEAYADSGSIKEAVGVFRQMQAAGCVPNASTYSILLNLYGGQGRYDEVRDLFLEMKVSNIHPDAATYNILIQVFGEGGYFKEVVTLFHDMAEENVEPNMETCEGLMYACGKGGLHEDAKRILLHMKEKGIVPSSKAYTAVIEAYGQAALYEEALVAFNTMNEVGSKPIVETYNSLIHAFAKGGLYKEFEAIIMRMGELGVPRNRDSFNGVIEGYRQGGQFEDAMKAYVEMEKARCDPDECTLEAILSVYCFAGLADESEQQFEEIKELGILPSVMCYCMMLAVHGKNDRLDRAYDLLDEMLSTKASNIHQVMGQMIRGDFDDEINWQMVEYVLDKLNSEGCGLGMRFYNTLLEALWWLGQKERAAKVLNEATKRGLFPELFRIKKFVWSVDVHRMWPGGACTAISVWLKNMQGRVDDGEDLPQLASVVVVRGHMERSSITRDFPVAKAAYSLLKDSVSSSFCFPGWNKGRIVCQKSQLKRILSSTESSSKEPNSDAVINISNSPLPFVETGTSRSDVKRRRRESGDIETGFRTRIELTTSTA; this is encoded by the exons ATGTCCCTCGCCTTGTACCCCCGCTTCCACAGCCCTTCCCCTTGTACGCATTCTTCCTCCTACTCCTTCCCCTCTTCCCCCAAACTCCATTTCCTCACCACCTTCCCGCGACCTTCCACCACCGCCGTCTCCGTCCGCGCCAAGCCCAAAGAACTCATCCTCGGCAACCCTTCTGTTCTCGTCGAAAAGGGCAAGTACAGCTACGACGTCGAGACCCTCATCAACAAGCTCTCCAGTCTTCCTCCCCGCGGCAGCATCGCCCGATGCCTCGACGCTTTCAAGAACAAGCTCTCCCTCTCCGACTTCTCCCTCGTCTTCAAGGAGTTCGCCTCCCGCGCCGACTGGCAGCGCTCCCTCCGCCTCTTCAAGTACATGCAGCGCCAGCTCTGGTGCAAGCCCAACGAGCACATTTACGCTCTCCTCATCGGCATTCTCGGCCGCGAAGGCCTTCTCGAGAAAGCCTCTGAGGTATTCGACGAAATGCCCCAGCACAACGTCGTCAGGACCGTTCTCTCCTACACCGCCATCATTAATGCCTATGGCCGAAACGGTCAGTACCAAACCTCTTTAAGTCTGCTGGACCAGATGAAAAAGAGAGACCGAATTCTTCCTAGCATCCTCACTTACAATACCGTTATCAATGCCTGCGCTCGCGGCGGCTACGAGTGGGAGGGGCTTCTGGGCTTGTTCGCCGAAATGCGGCACGAAGGGATTCAGCCGGATTTAGTCACTTACAATACTCTCCTGAGCGCCTGCGCCAGTAGGAAGCTGGGGGACGAGGCGGAGATGGTGTTTAAGACCATGAACGAAGGTGGGGTTTTACCCGATATAAATACCTATAGGTATCTGGTCGAGACGTTTGGGAAGTTGGGGAGGCTAGACAAGGTTGGGGTGTTGTTGAGGGAAATGGAGGAAGAGGGGAATTTACCCGAGGTTACGAGTTATAACGTGCTGTTGGAGGCTTATGCGGATTCAGGGTCCATCAAAGAGGCCGTTGGGGTGTTTAGGCAAATGCAGGCTGCAGGGTGCGTGCCCAATGCCTCCACCTACAGCATCTTGCTCAACTTGTACGGGGGTCAAGGGAGATACGATGAGGTTAGAGACCTATTTCTTGAGATGAAGGTGAGTAACATACATCCCGATGCGGCCACATATAACATACTTATACAGGTTTTCGGGGAAGGAGGGTATTTCAAGGAGGTTGTGACGTTGTTTCATGATATGGCTGAGGAAAATGTGGAGCCGAATATGGAGACCTGCGAGGGCTTGATGTATGCATGTGGAAAGGGTGGGCTGCACGAGGATGCAAAGAGAATTCTTCTTCACATGAAAGAGAAGGGGATTGTGCCGAGTTCTAAGGCATACACTGCAGTAATTGAAGCTTATGGTCAGGCTGCGTTGTATGAGGAGGCTCTCGTTGCGTTCAACACGATGAATGAGGTGGGAAGCAAGCCAATTGTTGAGACGTATAATTCATTGATTCATGCATTTGCTAAAGGAGGGCTGTACAAGGAGTTTGAAGCGATTATTATGAGAATGGGTGAGCTGGGTGTTCCGAGGAACAGGGATTCGTTTAATGGTGTTATTGAAGGATACAGGCAGGGAGGGCAGTTTGAAGATGCTATGAAGGCTTATGTGGAAATGGAAAAGGCAAGATGTGATCCTGATGAGTGTACTCTTGAGGCAATTTTGAGTGTTTACTGCTTTGCTGGTCTTGCAGACGAGAGTGAGCAGCAGTTTGAAGAAATTAAGGAGTTGGGCATACTGCCTAGTGTCATGTGCTACTGTATGATGTTGGCAGTTCATGGAAAAAATGACAG gtTGGACAGAGCCTATGACTTGCTGGATGAGATGTTGTCCACTAAAGCATCCAATATCCACCAGGTCATGGGGCAGATGATCAGAggtgattttgatgatgaaattaactGGCAGATGGTAGAGTATGTGCTTGACAAACTTAACTCTGAAGGTTGTGGTCTAGGAATGAGATTCTACAATACGCTTCTAGAAGCACTTTGGTGGCTTGGCCAGAAGGAAAGGGCTGCAAAAGTGCTAAATGAAGCAACAAAGAGGGGACTCTTTCCTGAACTGTTTCGTATTAAAAAATTTGTCTGGTCCGTGGATGTGCACAG GATGTGGCCTGGTGGTGCATGCACAGCAATTTCTGTCTGGCTGAAGAATATGCAAGGTCGGGTAGATGATGGGGAGGATCTTCCTCAACTGGCATCCGTCGTTGTGGT ACGGGGACATATGGAGAGGAGTTCCATAACACGAGATTTCCCTGTTGCAAAGGCTGCATATTCTTTGCTGAAAGATAGTGTTTCATCATCTTTTTGTTTCCCGGGATGGAACAAGGGACGAATAGTTTGCCAAAAATCTCAGCTAAAGCGGATTCTCTCTAGCACTGAATCATCCTCCAAAGAACCTAACAGTGATGCTGTGATTAATATAAGTAACTCTCCTTTGCCCTTTGTGGAAACGGGAACTTCCAGGAGTGACGTCAAGAGAAGGCGACGCGAGAGTGGTGACATTGAGACAGGCTTTAGAACAAGAATTGAACTCACTACTAGCACAGCTTGA